The following proteins come from a genomic window of Alicyclobacillus dauci:
- a CDS encoding ABC transporter permease, protein MATYIVRRLLGMIPMLFAITVFVFLMMHLAPGNAIDAMIDPRIKDLAALKQTLIQQNGLDKPLPVQYWNWLVNVFHGNFGWSFGQHQQVNQLLGPALYNTLILAVLSEILILVIGVPVGIWQARRPYGKFDYSVSTISFVLFSVPYFVFAIFLIYLLAIHWHIFPAQNSTGTGPLAGTFVDHVWHALLPAIAIALTFNTVYSRYTRGAMLDVSRQDYVRTARAKGIYENVVYRKHVFRNAMIPIVTQLGFDLGGLLGGSIIIEGLFSYQGMGYLTITAVSQRDYPVIMATSLIFAVCVLLGNLVADILNAIADPRIRYN, encoded by the coding sequence ATGGCCACGTACATCGTACGTCGCTTGCTCGGCATGATTCCGATGCTGTTTGCCATTACAGTCTTCGTGTTTCTCATGATGCATCTAGCACCGGGCAATGCTATTGACGCAATGATCGATCCGCGAATCAAGGATCTCGCAGCACTGAAACAAACGCTCATTCAGCAAAACGGGCTCGACAAACCGCTTCCGGTTCAATACTGGAACTGGCTTGTCAACGTGTTTCATGGAAACTTCGGATGGAGCTTCGGACAACATCAGCAGGTGAATCAGCTACTGGGGCCAGCGCTCTACAATACGTTAATTCTCGCCGTTCTTTCTGAGATCCTCATCCTGGTCATCGGTGTACCGGTGGGTATCTGGCAAGCACGCCGTCCGTACGGAAAGTTCGATTACAGTGTATCAACCATTTCGTTCGTTCTGTTCTCTGTTCCATATTTCGTCTTCGCTATTTTCTTAATTTACTTGTTAGCGATTCACTGGCACATATTCCCGGCACAAAACTCAACGGGTACTGGGCCGCTCGCAGGAACATTTGTCGATCACGTTTGGCACGCCCTACTACCTGCAATTGCTATCGCACTGACTTTTAATACGGTTTATAGCCGCTACACGCGTGGTGCTATGTTGGACGTCTCCAGACAGGATTATGTTCGAACTGCCCGTGCGAAAGGTATTTACGAGAATGTCGTTTACCGCAAACACGTATTTCGGAATGCTATGATTCCCATTGTCACCCAACTCGGTTTCGATCTAGGCGGTCTCTTGGGTGGTTCCATCATTATTGAAGGACTATTTAGCTATCAAGGGATGGGTTATTTGACCATCACGGCTGTCTCACAACGTGACTATCCAGTTATCATGGCTACGAGTTTAATATTTGCAGTCTGCGTCCTGTTGGGAAATCTCGTTGCCGATATTCTCAATGCGATTGCGGATCCGCGAATTCGCTATAACTAG
- a CDS encoding ABC transporter ATP-binding protein, which translates to MAEPLLAIRDLRTYFISKDTEVHAVDGIDIDVQKGQIVCIVGESGSGKSMTSLSIMRLVPQPRGKIVSGEIVLDGVDLIGLTENQMTEVRGNDISMIFQEPMTALNPVLTIGDQITEVLIRHRRITKKDALKRAVDMLKFVGVPRAEQIVNDYPHQLSGGLRQRAMIAMAMVCEPKLLIADEPTTALDVTIQAQVLELMRKMREDFGTAIILITHDLGVVADMADHVVVMYAGQVVESVNADELFDNPTHPYTKALLQSIPSIETETAVLYSIPGTVPDAAAFPVGCRFADRCPLAQPSCFEKAPQLRELRPGHFVRCDVVGEGGTLL; encoded by the coding sequence ATGGCGGAGCCGCTGCTTGCCATTCGAGATTTACGGACTTATTTCATTAGTAAAGATACAGAAGTGCATGCGGTGGACGGAATCGACATCGATGTTCAGAAAGGTCAAATTGTTTGTATCGTAGGTGAATCAGGCTCCGGTAAGAGCATGACTTCACTGTCCATCATGCGACTCGTTCCTCAGCCTCGTGGCAAGATTGTTTCCGGGGAGATCGTCCTCGATGGTGTGGACTTAATCGGACTCACAGAGAATCAGATGACTGAAGTTCGCGGCAATGATATTTCAATGATTTTCCAGGAGCCGATGACTGCGTTAAATCCAGTGCTGACCATTGGTGATCAAATTACCGAGGTCCTTATACGCCACCGTCGCATCACCAAGAAAGATGCACTCAAGCGCGCAGTGGATATGCTCAAATTTGTCGGGGTTCCGCGAGCCGAGCAAATCGTAAACGACTACCCTCATCAGTTGTCCGGTGGACTCCGTCAGCGCGCGATGATTGCCATGGCAATGGTTTGTGAACCAAAACTGCTCATTGCCGATGAACCGACAACCGCGCTCGATGTGACCATCCAAGCGCAGGTACTCGAATTGATGCGGAAGATGCGGGAGGACTTTGGCACAGCCATTATCCTTATCACGCACGATTTGGGCGTTGTGGCCGACATGGCCGATCACGTCGTCGTCATGTACGCAGGCCAAGTCGTTGAGTCGGTCAATGCGGATGAACTGTTTGATAATCCTACACATCCGTACACAAAGGCCTTATTACAAAGTATACCATCCATTGAAACAGAGACTGCTGTACTCTATTCCATTCCAGGAACGGTCCCTGATGCAGCGGCGTTTCCGGTTGGTTGCCGGTTTGCGGATCGGTGTCCATTGGCGCAACCCAGCTGTTTTGAAAAGGCACCCCAGCTTCGTGAACTTCGCCCAGGGCATTTTGTTCGGTGCGATGTAGTGGGTGAAGGGGGAACGTTGTTGTGA
- a CDS encoding ABC transporter ATP-binding protein produces the protein MSEALLEVQNLKKYFPIQAGLLRRTVGHVKAVDGVTFQVRPGETLGIVGESGCGKSTTGRMIMRVMEPTEGKIVFDGEDITNFQGKRLRDIRRKFQMVFQDPYASLNPRMAIQDIISEPLIVNGVANSKQAAERVAQLLETVGLRADDRSRYPHEFSGGQRQRIGIARALALNPKLIVADEAVSALDVSIQSQILNLMVDLKDEFNLSYIFISHNLAVVRHISDRVGVMYLGHLVELTTKQELYSNPLHPYSEALLSAALQPSRKKKRERIILTGDVPSPANPPTGCPFHTRCPRVMDECRIQRPQLREVTPGHLVACHLHS, from the coding sequence GTGAGTGAAGCATTGTTAGAAGTTCAAAACTTAAAAAAATACTTTCCTATTCAAGCCGGTCTACTGCGTCGTACGGTTGGTCATGTAAAAGCCGTTGACGGGGTGACGTTTCAAGTCCGCCCAGGGGAAACGCTGGGGATTGTCGGCGAGTCCGGTTGCGGAAAATCAACCACGGGTCGCATGATCATGCGGGTGATGGAACCGACGGAAGGGAAAATCGTATTTGACGGCGAGGATATCACAAATTTTCAAGGGAAGAGACTCCGAGATATTCGTCGCAAGTTCCAAATGGTTTTCCAAGACCCATATGCGTCTCTGAACCCGAGAATGGCCATTCAAGATATTATTTCGGAGCCACTCATTGTGAATGGGGTGGCAAACTCCAAACAAGCGGCGGAACGCGTCGCTCAGCTCTTGGAGACTGTGGGACTTCGCGCGGACGATAGGTCTCGATATCCGCATGAGTTTTCGGGTGGTCAGCGGCAGCGCATCGGGATCGCTCGAGCACTCGCCTTGAATCCGAAGCTCATCGTGGCCGACGAGGCGGTTTCGGCACTGGACGTGTCCATTCAATCTCAAATTCTCAATTTGATGGTTGATTTAAAAGACGAATTCAACCTTTCATATATTTTTATTTCTCACAACCTTGCTGTTGTTCGCCACATCAGTGACCGGGTTGGTGTCATGTACCTTGGTCATCTCGTTGAGCTCACGACGAAACAAGAGTTGTATTCGAATCCTTTGCATCCGTATAGCGAAGCGTTGCTGTCCGCGGCGTTGCAGCCGTCCCGAAAAAAAAAGCGGGAACGCATCATTTTGACTGGGGATGTACCGAGCCCCGCAAATCCACCTACAGGGTGTCCATTTCATACACGTTGTCCGCGTGTGATGGATGAATGTCGTATTCAACGTCCACAACTCCGAGAAGTGACGCCTGGGCATTTGGTTGCTTGCCATTTGCACAGCTGA
- a CDS encoding ABC transporter substrate-binding protein: MAHLKKTAMTTIAIAASLSVVLAGCGNSTGGNGSSTGNATGNSTGTTTSGTPVDGGTLTMAMTTKYDDQLIPDMDSSLYTANVVQFAFDSLLSVDKDLNFGPGLVKSWDFSADKKSVTMHLQPNANWSDGQPITSDDVLFTMNYLGSKTYSTTLQGQYQYLVAPLVGSDKLLAGKADDFSKVGGFTKVDDKTFTLHFQTVDAAALYSSIAPIQPIPEHIYSKTPMKDWANASEDKMPTVVSGPYTFTKVNGQDSVEMAANPNYWNGKPHISNLVIKVVNENVLPGLLADGSVQYVPISMGLHLADADKLSKIPNLQVKTGPSNGWDFLGLKLYKPEFKDVKVRQAFEYALDKKTMIQGIEHGLAQPVSGPLPPVSWAAATAADGMNSYDYNVDKANQLLDQAGWKKGSDGMRIDPTTGKAADLHLAYSTGSAIDQEMGQAIQQAFQKVGVKVTIDPPLEWNTFNKKVESDDPSIQMWLMAWSLGTDPDPRGLWVSTDAMNLQRWKDPQNDSLIKDTYNAAAFDKTARKQALVKWQSYVNQQMPVVFLWAPDNIAAWNSKLNIPAKDFSAAAGGLNPQDWWLSK, from the coding sequence ATGGCACATCTAAAGAAAACGGCCATGACGACCATTGCAATTGCTGCTTCTCTGTCTGTCGTATTGGCGGGGTGTGGAAACAGTACAGGCGGCAACGGCTCATCAACTGGCAACGCTACGGGAAATAGCACTGGTACGACTACTTCAGGCACACCGGTTGACGGCGGAACGTTGACAATGGCCATGACGACGAAGTACGACGATCAATTGATCCCAGACATGGATTCCAGCTTGTACACAGCGAATGTTGTCCAATTTGCCTTTGATTCACTTTTAAGTGTCGACAAAGACCTTAATTTCGGACCTGGGCTTGTAAAGAGCTGGGACTTCTCAGCGGACAAAAAGTCTGTGACCATGCATCTACAACCGAATGCGAATTGGTCTGACGGTCAACCCATTACTTCCGATGACGTTCTGTTTACAATGAACTATCTAGGTTCTAAAACCTACAGCACGACCCTCCAAGGTCAATATCAGTACTTGGTTGCTCCACTGGTCGGTTCCGACAAACTTTTGGCAGGCAAAGCCGATGACTTCTCTAAAGTGGGCGGGTTTACAAAAGTTGACGACAAAACCTTCACCCTTCACTTCCAGACAGTCGACGCTGCAGCTTTGTATTCCAGCATCGCACCAATCCAACCCATTCCGGAACACATTTACAGCAAGACCCCGATGAAGGATTGGGCAAACGCGAGTGAAGACAAGATGCCTACGGTCGTATCAGGTCCGTACACCTTCACTAAAGTAAATGGCCAGGACTCTGTGGAAATGGCTGCGAACCCGAATTACTGGAATGGTAAACCGCATATTAGCAATCTTGTGATCAAAGTTGTCAACGAAAACGTCCTGCCAGGCCTGTTGGCGGATGGCAGCGTGCAATATGTTCCAATCAGTATGGGTCTTCACTTAGCAGATGCGGATAAATTGTCGAAGATCCCGAACCTTCAAGTGAAAACCGGTCCGTCAAACGGTTGGGATTTCTTAGGTCTCAAACTGTATAAGCCGGAATTTAAAGACGTCAAAGTCCGTCAAGCGTTTGAGTATGCCTTGGATAAAAAGACCATGATTCAAGGGATTGAACACGGTCTGGCACAGCCAGTGAGTGGTCCATTGCCTCCGGTAAGCTGGGCGGCTGCAACGGCGGCAGACGGCATGAACTCGTATGATTATAACGTCGACAAAGCAAATCAATTGTTGGATCAAGCTGGGTGGAAAAAGGGTTCTGACGGCATGCGTATCGACCCAACCACAGGTAAAGCAGCGGATCTCCATCTCGCCTATTCGACAGGAAGTGCAATCGACCAAGAAATGGGTCAAGCCATTCAACAAGCATTCCAGAAGGTTGGTGTAAAGGTCACCATCGATCCGCCGCTTGAATGGAACACGTTCAACAAGAAGGTCGAATCTGATGACCCGAGTATCCAAATGTGGCTGATGGCTTGGAGTCTCGGAACGGATCCAGACCCGCGCGGTCTCTGGGTATCGACGGACGCCATGAACCTGCAGCGTTGGAAGGATCCGCAGAATGATTCGCTCATCAAAGATACCTACAATGCCGCAGCGTTCGACAAGACAGCGCGCAAACAAGCGCTTGTGAAGTGGCAGTCGTACGTGAATCAACAAATGCCTGTCGTCTTCCTCTGGGCACCGGACAACATTGCTGCATGGAACAGCAAGCTGAACATTCCGGCCAAGGACTTCAGTGCTGCTGCTGGTGGTTTGAACCCGCAAGACTGGTGGCTGAGCAAGTAA
- a CDS encoding MDR family MFS transporter, giving the protein MVRAFQRTVYHMTEIPNVIWLLGLGCLINVGGLSLLWPVNSIYIHVGLHKSMAVAGLVLMVFSGAGLFGSFVGGWLYDRIGAMRILVYSLVISCVSILLPAMTSDFAVYVVVMAVFGVTCAIPFPVLNAVAGHAWPDGGRRSFNFLYVSNNIGVAIGTALGGVLAARSFQVVFYGIALAYLGLLFLITTALKKPFSDIRRSNDESRVKRQLEHTATVLPWGGIAILFTGYTLAWAIYVQWQSTVSVYMQSTGYTLSAYSLLWTLNGLLIFLSQPLVSFVTRRFPALSFHMIGGTVLYALSFTVMLFAHHYFVYVIAMVLTTLGEIFIWPAVPAAVAQIAPPSRLGMLQGLVGSCATAGRMIGPVVGGVLYDQGALHLVLLIAILSTVFPLVLFSVYHRFTTPNAGEVRPEPRA; this is encoded by the coding sequence ATGGTACGTGCGTTTCAGCGCACCGTATACCACATGACTGAAATCCCCAATGTCATTTGGTTGTTGGGTTTGGGGTGCCTGATCAACGTCGGTGGTCTGTCACTCTTATGGCCCGTGAATTCGATATATATCCACGTAGGTCTTCATAAAAGCATGGCCGTGGCAGGCCTTGTGTTGATGGTGTTCTCCGGAGCAGGACTGTTCGGCAGTTTTGTCGGGGGATGGCTGTACGATCGCATTGGCGCCATGCGAATCCTCGTCTACAGCCTCGTCATTAGTTGCGTCAGCATCTTGTTGCCGGCCATGACATCAGACTTTGCTGTCTATGTGGTGGTGATGGCTGTCTTTGGCGTCACCTGCGCCATCCCCTTTCCCGTGTTGAACGCGGTAGCGGGTCACGCTTGGCCGGATGGCGGTCGGAGATCGTTCAATTTTCTGTACGTATCGAACAATATCGGTGTTGCTATCGGGACGGCGCTGGGTGGTGTTCTGGCGGCGAGATCGTTCCAAGTGGTCTTTTATGGTATTGCACTGGCTTACTTGGGGCTGCTGTTCCTCATCACGACTGCACTGAAAAAACCATTCTCGGACATCCGGCGTTCGAACGACGAAAGCCGGGTCAAGAGGCAACTTGAACACACAGCGACTGTGCTTCCATGGGGCGGGATCGCGATTTTGTTTACGGGCTACACATTGGCTTGGGCTATTTATGTGCAGTGGCAGTCGACCGTTTCCGTCTACATGCAATCGACAGGCTACACGTTGTCGGCCTACAGTCTCTTGTGGACGTTGAATGGATTGCTCATTTTTCTGTCCCAGCCACTGGTTTCCTTTGTGACGCGGAGATTCCCGGCATTGTCGTTTCACATGATTGGCGGCACAGTGCTGTACGCTCTCAGCTTCACTGTCATGTTGTTTGCCCATCACTACTTCGTTTATGTGATTGCCATGGTCCTCACGACCCTTGGTGAGATCTTTATTTGGCCCGCGGTACCCGCAGCGGTTGCACAGATTGCACCACCGTCGCGCTTGGGCATGCTGCAGGGGTTGGTCGGGAGCTGTGCGACTGCGGGACGGATGATTGGACCGGTTGTTGGCGGTGTTTTGTATGACCAAGGTGCCCTCCACCTAGTGTTGCTCATCGCCATTTTGAGCACGGTTTTCCCGCTTGTTTTGTTCAGTGTCTATCACCGATTTACCACTCCGAACGCAGGAGAAGTCCGCCCGGAACCTCGGGCGTGA